The following coding sequences are from one Shewanella putrefaciens window:
- the radC gene encoding RadC family protein — MSIQEHYPIPNPQQDSVIREALAILDARYGQCSTKLQIFSTTAITKDYLRLKMAGYEREVFAVLLLDSQHRLIGCEELFFGTIDAASIYPREVVKLVLHRNAAAVIFSHNHPSGIPEPSEADKRITERLKTALATIDIPVLDHLVVGHQDVVSFAERGWI; from the coding sequence ATGTCAATCCAAGAGCACTATCCAATACCCAATCCTCAACAAGACTCCGTTATCAGAGAAGCCTTAGCCATACTAGATGCTCGTTACGGGCAATGCTCGACAAAACTACAGATATTTTCTACAACAGCCATCACTAAGGACTATCTTCGACTGAAGATGGCTGGATACGAGCGGGAGGTATTTGCGGTATTGCTACTGGATAGCCAGCACCGCTTGATTGGCTGTGAAGAACTCTTCTTCGGCACGATAGATGCGGCCTCAATATATCCACGTGAAGTGGTAAAACTGGTTCTGCACAGAAACGCTGCTGCCGTGATATTTTCCCACAACCATCCCTCAGGCATACCTGAACCCTCAGAGGCTGATAAACGCATTACAGAGCGTTTAAAAACAGCCTTAGCGACGATTGATATTCCAGTGCTAGATCATCTGGTCGTTGGTCATCAAGACGTCGTTTCGTTTGCTGAGCGGGGATGGATATGA
- the smpB gene encoding SsrA-binding protein SmpB yields MVKKKSSKAAPATIARNKRATFEYRFEEKMEAGLSLMGWEVKSIRMGKVNLSDCYVFLKNGEAFMHGCTIIPLNTASTHVVCDPLRLKKLLLSRKELDKLAGLVERQGYSIIPISMYWRKGAWVKVEIGLGKGKKDHDKREDTKAREWEVEKARVMKKEKTHG; encoded by the coding sequence ATGGTAAAGAAAAAATCAAGCAAAGCCGCGCCTGCGACTATCGCACGTAATAAGCGCGCAACCTTCGAATACCGATTCGAAGAGAAAATGGAAGCTGGTCTATCCCTTATGGGATGGGAAGTGAAATCTATCCGAATGGGTAAGGTCAACTTGTCCGACTGTTACGTATTCCTGAAAAATGGCGAAGCCTTTATGCATGGCTGCACCATTATTCCCTTGAATACGGCATCGACACACGTTGTCTGCGATCCCCTGCGCTTGAAAAAGCTGCTACTCAGCCGTAAAGAGCTAGATAAACTAGCGGGCTTAGTTGAGCGCCAAGGCTACTCTATTATTCCTATCTCAATGTACTGGCGTAAAGGTGCATGGGTGAAAGTGGAGATTGGCCTAGGTAAAGGTAAGAAAGATCACGATAAGCGCGAAGATACTAAAGCGCGTGAATGGGAAGTTGAAAAAGCCCGCGTGATGAAAAAAGAAAAAACGCACGGATAA
- a CDS encoding DUF2787 family protein produces MNTQTEPNCLIQIDLHSGRRLLPITLSLAQILKRLLVDANKPTNSKGVTINFRDPNYSAESGGFHPVEIRLEYSLTTSMWQFCYITDFAYQGRYYPELEKDIDFNFTEASGYQAYVGHHPLSHFSGLYRLWEANFRSYLVDALYQITINWD; encoded by the coding sequence ATGAACACTCAAACAGAACCCAATTGCCTTATTCAGATTGACCTTCACTCAGGTAGGAGATTACTGCCTATTACACTCAGTTTGGCTCAAATCCTCAAGCGATTGCTGGTGGACGCTAACAAACCAACCAATAGTAAAGGCGTTACGATTAACTTCCGTGATCCTAACTATTCTGCTGAATCTGGCGGCTTTCATCCGGTAGAAATCCGTTTGGAATATTCATTAACCACCAGCATGTGGCAATTCTGCTATATCACTGACTTTGCCTATCAGGGACGCTACTACCCAGAGCTAGAGAAGGACATCGACTTCAACTTTACTGAGGCTTCTGGGTATCAGGCTTATGTTGGTCATCATCCGCTAAGTCACTTCAGCGGCCTCTACAGGCTATGGGAAGCCAACTTCAGAAGCTATCTGGTAGATGCTCTCTACCAGATAACCATCAACTGGGATTAA
- a CDS encoding type II toxin-antitoxin system RatA family toxin, whose protein sequence is MPQISRSVLVRFSAMQMYDLVNDVESYKEFLPGCVGGKVLEFDGKTMLASVDVSKAGIRKTFTTRNQVVPGKSIDLKLENGPFKHLLGQWRFTELTEDACKVEFDLSFEFSSSLVDMAFGKVFNDLMMSMVTAFTSRAKVIYSGK, encoded by the coding sequence ATGCCGCAAATTTCTCGAAGTGTATTAGTCCGTTTTAGTGCAATGCAAATGTATGATTTAGTTAATGATGTTGAGTCATATAAAGAGTTTTTGCCGGGTTGTGTTGGTGGTAAAGTGTTAGAGTTTGATGGTAAAACCATGTTAGCTTCGGTTGATGTGAGTAAGGCTGGTATTCGCAAAACATTTACGACTCGTAATCAAGTTGTACCGGGGAAAAGCATTGATTTAAAACTAGAAAATGGCCCTTTTAAACATTTACTCGGACAGTGGCGTTTTACGGAGTTAACCGAGGATGCTTGTAAGGTTGAGTTTGATTTAAGCTTTGAGTTCTCAAGTTCGTTGGTTGATATGGCCTTTGGTAAAGTGTTTAATGATCTTATGATGTCAATGGTGACGGCATTTACGAGCCGCGCTAAGGTAATTTATAGTGGTAAATGA
- a CDS encoding recombinase family protein, whose translation MATIGYARVSTTGQSLDAQLNALSNCDKIFQEKISGAKDDRPQLQLMLEFVREGDSVVVTKLDRLARNTRHLLEIAELLSHKKVALKIQNLGIDTGTPTGKLMLTMVGAIATFERELMLERQAEGIALAKQKGKYKGRAPTAKAKTDQVIYLFKEGYPKSQIAENTGVSLSSVQRIIASYMKK comes from the coding sequence ATGGCAACGATTGGATACGCCCGAGTATCAACCACAGGGCAAAGCCTAGACGCCCAGCTAAACGCTCTGAGTAACTGCGATAAGATATTTCAAGAGAAAATCAGTGGTGCTAAGGACGACAGGCCGCAGCTTCAGCTTATGCTAGAGTTCGTGCGAGAAGGGGATTCGGTAGTCGTAACTAAGCTGGACAGATTGGCAAGAAACACCCGTCACCTGCTAGAGATAGCTGAATTACTCTCGCATAAGAAAGTCGCTTTGAAAATCCAAAACCTCGGGATTGATACAGGGACGCCAACCGGAAAGCTGATGCTAACGATGGTAGGTGCTATAGCCACCTTCGAGCGGGAACTGATGCTAGAGCGGCAAGCTGAGGGGATTGCATTAGCAAAACAGAAAGGAAAGTATAAAGGTCGAGCACCTACAGCAAAGGCCAAAACTGATCAGGTAATTTATCTATTTAAGGAAGGATATCCGAAATCTCAAATAGCGGAAAATACGGGAGTATCCTTATCAAGCGTACAAAGAATTATCGCGAGTTATATGAAGAAATAG
- a CDS encoding SAM-dependent methyltransferase: MGTLVCVGTGLQLAGHISVISRSYIEHADIVFSLLPDGFSQCWLTKINPNVINLQQFYAQDGEIKNRRDTYEQMVNAILEAVRSGKKTVCALYGHPGVFACVSHLAISRARAEGFSAKMEPGISAEACLWADLGIDPGNSGHQSFEASQFMFFNHVPDPTTHLLLWQIAIAGEHTLTQFHTSSDRLQILVEQLNQWYPLDHEVIIYEAANLPIQLPRIERIPLASLPQAHLTPISTLLIPPAKKLEYNYAILTKLGIGPEDLG; this comes from the coding sequence TTGGGAACTCTTGTCTGTGTCGGAACAGGTTTGCAGCTTGCAGGGCACATTAGTGTCATTAGTCGCAGTTATATCGAGCATGCTGATATCGTGTTTTCGCTTCTTCCTGATGGTTTTTCACAGTGCTGGCTGACAAAAATCAATCCGAATGTCATTAATTTGCAGCAGTTTTATGCGCAAGATGGTGAGATAAAAAATCGCAGAGACACCTATGAACAAATGGTTAATGCCATTTTAGAGGCGGTCAGGTCGGGTAAGAAAACCGTTTGTGCACTCTATGGTCATCCTGGAGTATTTGCTTGCGTTTCTCACTTAGCAATCTCTCGGGCGCGTGCTGAAGGTTTTTCAGCCAAGATGGAGCCAGGGATCTCTGCTGAAGCATGTTTATGGGCTGATCTGGGTATCGACCCTGGTAACTCTGGGCACCAAAGTTTTGAAGCCAGTCAGTTTATGTTTTTTAATCATGTCCCCGATCCCACCACCCATTTATTACTTTGGCAAATTGCCATTGCGGGCGAACATACTTTAACGCAGTTCCATACCTCGAGCGACAGATTACAGATCCTCGTGGAGCAGCTTAACCAATGGTATCCCCTTGACCATGAAGTTATTATTTATGAGGCGGCAAATTTGCCGATACAACTCCCCCGTATCGAACGTATACCGCTTGCGAGTTTACCCCAAGCGCACTTAACGCCAATTAGCACTTTGTTAATTCCGCCAGCAAAAAAGTTGGAATACAACTATGCTATTTTGACTAAGTTAGGGATTGGCCCCGAAGATTTGGGCTAA
- a CDS encoding universal stress protein → MTNVIACIDGSRATLAVCDASGWAALQLDSPVILLHVLDKSAYPIESDLSGNIGLGTREHLLNEMVELEARRGKLALEQGKYMLQDAQTRIVETQPAVVVETLQRHGDLVETLLEQESQARLVVMGRQGEQHQDQTQAIGSHLENVVRTLKQPILVVMDEFTAPTRFMIAYDGSVTARKALDRVVSSPLLKGLECHLVMVSDDQSQATAELALVAESLMAANFNVVTAVCQGEVQAALEVYQVTHQIDLMVMGAYGHSRIREFFVGSNTTRMISKSHIPLLLLR, encoded by the coding sequence ATGACAAATGTGATTGCCTGTATTGACGGTTCAAGAGCCACACTGGCCGTATGTGATGCCAGTGGCTGGGCCGCCTTGCAACTGGATTCCCCTGTAATCCTATTACATGTATTGGATAAGTCAGCCTATCCGATAGAGTCAGATCTGTCGGGAAATATTGGCCTAGGTACACGGGAGCACTTGCTCAATGAAATGGTTGAGCTTGAAGCGCGCCGGGGCAAGCTGGCACTCGAGCAGGGTAAGTATATGTTGCAGGATGCGCAAACGCGCATCGTGGAGACACAACCCGCTGTCGTGGTTGAAACCTTGCAGCGTCACGGCGATTTAGTCGAAACCCTGTTAGAGCAAGAATCCCAGGCCAGACTGGTGGTGATGGGGCGCCAAGGGGAGCAGCATCAAGATCAGACGCAGGCCATTGGCAGCCACTTAGAAAATGTTGTTCGTACGCTTAAGCAACCTATTTTAGTGGTGATGGACGAGTTTACTGCACCGACTCGATTTATGATCGCCTATGATGGCAGTGTGACCGCAAGAAAAGCCCTCGATCGAGTCGTAAGCAGTCCACTACTTAAAGGGCTCGAATGTCATTTGGTGATGGTGTCTGATGATCAATCACAGGCGACCGCTGAACTAGCGTTGGTGGCCGAGTCTCTGATGGCGGCGAATTTCAATGTGGTTACCGCCGTTTGCCAGGGAGAAGTACAAGCAGCATTAGAGGTTTATCAAGTTACACACCAAATCGATCTTATGGTGATGGGCGCTTACGGACATTCGCGTATTCGGGAGTTTTTCGTGGGCAGTAATACCACACGAATGATCAGTAAAAGCCATATCCCCTTGTTATTGTTGCGCTAA
- a CDS encoding outer membrane protein assembly factor BamE has product MINKKQSLTLLSAVALSVSLSACSVFDWLIYKPDIPQGNYMEPQQVEKLRIDMTKEQVEYILGRPVLRDSFADDTWYYVYHYKSGRDASITHKELILHFTASKLTAVTGDYELSKEFDTPLEQSKLPMATVAETDPLIPVQRPDEKPLVKENQPEAQVQKPIK; this is encoded by the coding sequence ATGATCAATAAAAAGCAAAGTCTTACCCTGCTGAGCGCTGTGGCGCTCTCGGTTTCGCTCAGTGCCTGTAGCGTATTTGATTGGTTGATTTATAAACCTGACATTCCGCAAGGTAACTATATGGAACCGCAGCAAGTTGAAAAGTTACGTATAGACATGACTAAAGAGCAGGTCGAGTATATTCTTGGTCGCCCTGTATTGCGCGATAGCTTTGCCGATGATACTTGGTACTACGTATACCACTACAAAAGTGGTCGTGATGCTAGCATCACTCACAAGGAATTGATCCTGCATTTTACTGCAAGTAAGTTAACGGCGGTAACAGGTGATTATGAACTGAGCAAAGAATTTGATACACCATTGGAACAAAGTAAATTACCAATGGCAACCGTGGCAGAAACAGATCCACTTATCCCAGTTCAACGTCCAGATGAAAAACCTTTGGTAAAAGAAAATCAGCCAGAAGCACAGGTACAGAAACCAATAAAGTAA
- a CDS encoding DUF559 domain-containing protein: MKFKLRSKHILINDEDLFHLFGEKWRYPKNIEYSTIEDKYQQLKEYNEDKPPIINMKRLYRYTYNSNGRYTQWMTRALTAAIRAEALSQHDIDERKIKYIKFLHVSQAMVLLTYGANATRNRQLIIALSNYTGVPIPPPKRTRAEDSFALDLAKEINNMDGHYNYTLEQQVKIGEHKVDFLITVLRRLTVIERFILEFDEAYHQTTRQQRKDKQRDNQLRELGYKIIRVNESEAKKWLDISCGLNYPFHRASVISDCINDAIKVHPRTKKRYISTESALASVNSAVETEIIDDTKQTLNQMAKLLDMQKIPYLRTKMLENGKEKRVLRLEN, encoded by the coding sequence ATGAAGTTCAAGCTGAGAAGTAAGCATATTCTTATTAACGATGAAGATTTATTTCATCTCTTCGGTGAAAAGTGGCGTTACCCCAAAAATATTGAATACTCCACTATCGAGGATAAATATCAGCAACTGAAAGAGTACAACGAAGATAAACCACCAATTATCAACATGAAAAGACTCTATCGTTATACCTACAACAGTAATGGACGATATACACAGTGGATGACAAGGGCATTGACTGCGGCTATCCGAGCAGAAGCATTATCTCAACATGATATAGACGAGAGAAAAATAAAGTACATAAAGTTCCTTCATGTTAGTCAGGCTATGGTCTTACTAACCTATGGTGCTAATGCAACCCGTAACCGTCAGTTGATTATAGCTTTATCTAACTACACGGGGGTTCCCATACCTCCACCGAAACGAACGAGGGCTGAAGATAGTTTCGCATTAGATTTAGCAAAGGAAATCAACAACATGGATGGGCACTACAATTATACATTAGAGCAACAGGTAAAAATTGGGGAGCATAAAGTTGATTTTCTGATAACGGTCCTACGCAGATTAACTGTCATTGAGCGCTTTATCCTTGAATTTGATGAGGCTTACCACCAAACAACAAGGCAGCAGCGAAAAGATAAACAACGGGATAATCAACTGAGAGAACTTGGCTATAAAATCATTCGAGTTAACGAAAGTGAAGCAAAAAAGTGGTTAGATATTAGTTGTGGGCTCAACTATCCATTCCATCGAGCTAGCGTTATCTCTGACTGCATAAACGATGCAATCAAGGTGCATCCAAGAACCAAAAAACGGTACATTTCGACAGAATCTGCATTAGCATCAGTTAATAGTGCAGTAGAAACAGAGATTATCGATGACACAAAGCAAACTCTGAATCAAATGGCTAAGTTACTTGATATGCAAAAGATACCCTATTTAAGAACAAAAATGCTTGAAAATGGTAAAGAGAAACGAGTGTTACGTCTAGAAAACTAG
- a CDS encoding RnfH family protein → MVNEADKFVVDVIYALPTQQKVIPVSIYPGTSAIEVVRQSHIVSFFPEIDLDTVKLGVFSNLVKHDQVILPGQRVEIYRPLIADPKDVRRRRADKAKDEGRANKVTGGRA, encoded by the coding sequence GTGGTAAATGAAGCAGATAAGTTTGTGGTTGATGTAATTTATGCGCTGCCTACGCAACAAAAAGTTATTCCAGTGAGTATTTATCCTGGCACTTCTGCAATCGAGGTAGTGCGCCAAAGCCATATAGTGAGTTTTTTTCCTGAGATTGATTTGGATACGGTGAAATTAGGGGTGTTCAGCAACCTAGTAAAACATGACCAAGTTATTTTACCGGGGCAAAGAGTTGAAATTTACCGCCCTTTGATTGCAGATCCTAAGGATGTTCGCCGTCGCCGAGCAGATAAAGCCAAAGATGAAGGACGGGCAAATAAAGTGACAGGTGGGCGGGCTTAG
- a CDS encoding SulP family inorganic anion transporter, which yields MIQTMKKEWFSNIRGDLLAGLVVALALIPEAIAFSIIAGVDPKVGLYASFCIAVVIAFTGGRPGMISAATGAMALLMVTLVKEHGLEYLLAATLLTGVLQIVAGYLKLGSLMRFVSRSVVTGFVNALAILIFMAQLPELTDVTWHVYAVTAAGLGIIYLFPLIPVIGKSLPSPLVCIVTLTAFAVYMGVDIRTVGDMGQLPDTLPIFLWPEVPLTFETLMIIFPYSAGLAVVGLLESMMTATIVDDLTDTASDKNRECKGQGIANIGAGLMGGMAGCAMIGQSIINVKSGGRGRLSTFSAGVFLLILIVFLGEWLKLIPMAALVAVMIMVSIGTFSWDSIRNLKHHPMSTNLVMVATVVVVVATHNLAKGVFVGVLLAALFFANKVGRFMVVKSAMATADTGRYYQVIGQVFFASADKFSNSFDFREVVDKVTIDLSQAHFWDITAVSALDKVVIKFRREGTEVELIGINEASATIVDKFGVHDKPEEVEKMMSGH from the coding sequence ATGATACAAACCATGAAAAAAGAATGGTTCTCCAACATACGTGGAGATCTGTTAGCTGGCCTTGTTGTTGCGCTGGCATTAATTCCTGAGGCAATTGCCTTTTCTATTATTGCAGGGGTTGATCCAAAGGTCGGCCTGTATGCTTCATTCTGTATCGCTGTGGTTATCGCCTTTACTGGTGGCCGTCCTGGCATGATCTCTGCCGCAACAGGCGCGATGGCACTGTTGATGGTGACCTTAGTGAAGGAGCATGGTCTTGAATATTTACTCGCGGCGACCCTATTAACCGGCGTGTTGCAAATTGTCGCGGGTTACTTAAAGCTCGGTAGCTTGATGCGTTTTGTGTCCCGCTCTGTAGTGACAGGTTTTGTGAATGCGCTCGCCATCCTCATCTTTATGGCCCAATTGCCTGAACTTACCGATGTGACTTGGCATGTGTATGCAGTGACTGCGGCAGGTCTAGGCATCATTTACTTATTTCCACTTATTCCTGTGATTGGTAAATCTTTACCTTCCCCCTTAGTTTGTATTGTGACATTAACTGCATTTGCAGTGTATATGGGGGTCGATATCCGCACTGTTGGCGATATGGGACAACTGCCTGATACTTTGCCTATTTTCCTTTGGCCTGAAGTGCCATTGACTTTTGAAACGCTAATGATCATCTTCCCTTACTCGGCAGGTCTTGCTGTGGTGGGTTTATTGGAATCTATGATGACAGCCACTATTGTTGATGACCTAACAGATACTGCTAGCGATAAAAATCGTGAATGTAAGGGCCAAGGTATCGCCAATATTGGCGCGGGTTTAATGGGTGGTATGGCAGGTTGCGCTATGATTGGTCAGTCGATCATCAACGTTAAATCGGGTGGTCGCGGACGACTATCGACCTTTTCAGCGGGGGTATTTTTACTTATTTTGATCGTTTTTCTTGGAGAATGGTTAAAGCTTATCCCTATGGCGGCATTGGTAGCCGTGATGATTATGGTGTCTATCGGTACTTTCTCTTGGGATTCAATTCGTAATCTTAAACATCATCCTATGTCAACCAACCTTGTAATGGTTGCCACAGTTGTGGTGGTAGTCGCTACCCATAACTTAGCTAAGGGGGTATTTGTTGGGGTGTTACTCGCAGCCTTATTCTTTGCTAATAAAGTGGGACGCTTTATGGTGGTCAAGAGTGCAATGGCTACTGCAGATACTGGTCGTTATTATCAGGTTATTGGCCAAGTCTTTTTTGCTTCGGCTGATAAGTTCAGTAATTCATTTGATTTTAGGGAAGTGGTTGATAAGGTGACGATCGACTTATCTCAAGCGCATTTTTGGGATATTACCGCGGTATCGGCCCTCGACAAGGTAGTGATTAAATTCCGCCGTGAGGGGACTGAAGTGGAGTTGATTGGCATTAACGAAGCCAGTGCAACCATAGTCGACAAATTTGGGGTTCACGATAAGCCAGAAGAAGTCGAAAAAATGATGTCTGGTCACTAA
- a CDS encoding site-specific integrase has protein sequence MRPIIPTYLYQRGHIFWYRQRLPMSGINSTLRVSLRTSDPLTARTLALLIANFINRQTAGLSSRFLKSLLVATESGPQVTSEPVGIESPCLETMVLSTTKETEMTSRYEILKNQTQLIIHHYHQMELADWQSQPRSEGEYVKWMNSLRLFKSVTNEAAKLNDLRQSERLVNDFYTDTQSPLPPPEDLAPIVRIVCDCLPNIYQALLENQPSILTFPQKTSLDSIPNQGTEPASNEKPLAEAIAAYLTENQRKGWKARTINQYQHSLVVAYSFFGEVSIGSLTREHGRSLRETLPKLIKGKTQDDLNKQGIAGCITNDIHLQISSITANNHMNRLREFFRWSESMGYISRNPLPDDNIPAPKVSKQAKRDPITDDQAKLIFGHSLFSEHKGTKTKKIQHASHFWLPLIAAYSGMRLGEISQLSVQNIRKIGEHWCFIVEQFTENQYLKTPNAVRAVPIHNELIRIGFMEFVDYIRANNGARLFENIRLIQGNYSNKPSEWFIKQFRDALGLPLHVTPHAFRHSVKDKLSRVEANPENISRLLGHAGGQYGGLVSDDVSHLAPLINAIDYGAATAHIQPIQPAIFHCDPVPTPSDMEV, from the coding sequence ATGCGTCCCATCATCCCCACCTACCTTTATCAACGCGGTCATATCTTCTGGTATAGACAACGACTCCCTATGAGCGGTATAAATAGCACGCTGAGAGTATCGTTGCGAACATCTGATCCATTAACAGCCAGAACACTAGCGTTACTCATAGCAAATTTTATAAACAGACAAACTGCTGGATTATCGAGCAGATTTCTGAAGTCTTTGTTAGTTGCCACTGAAAGTGGACCACAGGTTACGAGTGAACCAGTGGGTATAGAGTCGCCATGCCTCGAGACCATGGTTCTATCAACAACAAAGGAAACAGAGATGACGTCTCGCTATGAAATACTTAAAAATCAAACACAACTTATCATCCATCATTACCACCAGATGGAACTGGCCGATTGGCAATCGCAGCCCAGATCTGAAGGTGAATATGTCAAATGGATGAATTCGTTACGCCTATTTAAAAGTGTGACTAATGAAGCCGCTAAACTGAATGACCTGCGTCAATCGGAGCGGTTAGTTAATGACTTTTACACCGACACACAGTCTCCCCTCCCCCCACCAGAAGATCTCGCCCCCATTGTTAGGATAGTTTGCGACTGTCTACCAAATATTTACCAAGCCCTGCTCGAAAATCAGCCGTCCATACTAACGTTTCCCCAAAAAACCTCTCTCGATTCAATTCCCAATCAGGGAACTGAACCCGCGTCCAATGAAAAACCGCTTGCTGAGGCAATAGCGGCATACCTTACCGAAAACCAACGTAAGGGATGGAAAGCAAGAACAATAAACCAGTATCAGCACTCGCTAGTAGTTGCATACTCGTTCTTTGGAGAAGTCTCAATAGGTTCTCTAACCCGTGAACATGGCCGCTCACTTAGGGAAACCTTGCCAAAGCTAATCAAAGGAAAAACTCAAGATGATCTCAATAAGCAAGGAATAGCTGGTTGCATCACTAATGATATCCATTTGCAGATTAGCTCTATTACCGCCAACAACCACATGAATAGGCTTAGAGAGTTTTTCCGCTGGAGTGAGTCAATGGGCTACATCAGCCGTAACCCCCTACCAGATGACAACATTCCAGCCCCTAAAGTATCAAAGCAGGCCAAGCGTGATCCGATTACTGATGACCAAGCCAAGCTGATTTTCGGTCATTCATTATTCAGTGAGCATAAAGGAACTAAAACTAAAAAAATCCAACACGCAAGTCACTTCTGGCTACCGTTGATAGCAGCCTATAGTGGTATGCGACTTGGTGAGATCTCTCAGCTAAGCGTACAGAATATCCGCAAGATAGGTGAACATTGGTGCTTTATTGTTGAGCAATTCACTGAGAACCAATACTTAAAGACTCCTAATGCTGTCAGAGCAGTCCCTATTCATAACGAACTGATACGAATTGGTTTTATGGAGTTTGTTGACTATATCAGAGCCAATAATGGTGCGCGTTTATTCGAAAATATCCGTCTCATACAAGGTAACTACAGCAATAAACCAAGCGAATGGTTCATCAAACAATTCAGAGATGCTCTTGGATTGCCTTTGCACGTAACTCCTCATGCATTCAGACATTCAGTCAAAGACAAACTCAGCCGAGTAGAAGCCAATCCAGAAAACATTTCACGTTTATTAGGCCATGCAGGAGGTCAATACGGAGGATTAGTCAGTGACGATGTATCGCACTTAGCTCCACTGATAAACGCCATAGATTATGGTGCAGCTACTGCCCATATTCAGCCCATACAACCCGCTATTTTCCATTGTGACCCAGTTCCCACCCCTAGCGATATGGAGGTGTAA